Proteins encoded in a region of the Thunnus maccoyii chromosome 4, fThuMac1.1, whole genome shotgun sequence genome:
- the zgc:174906 gene encoding uncharacterized protein zgc:174906 has translation MDEEPAGEIQLLRSQKAKLIEILSADADFVLQHADSRCLLSLSGYQQVKACRIPSEKVRDLLDNIIQRGPKAAQGLLELLKDEALQETFPMLQFVKDLQINKLSSGEKETSRKRKSTSDLQETISSQKICNSGSHLVTEKQLMTVARAIGRSWKEIGRCSLDIPSVRLEQIEEDHSLHTERVFAMLRFWRNRQREKATATHLHSLLSQEVWELPPESIDFLLETD, from the exons ATGGATGAGGAACCAGCGGGAGAAATCCAGCTACTCAGAAGCCAGAAGGCCAAGCTGATAGAAATTCTAAGTGCCGATGCCGACTTTGTACTGCAGCATGCAGACTCTCgctgtctgctgtctctctctgggTACCAGCAGGTGAAAGCTTGCCGTATTCCCAGTGAGAAAGTGAGGGATCTTCTGGATAATATCATCCAGAGAGGGCCCAAGGCAGCACAGGGTCTACTGGAACTACTGAAAGATGAGGCCCTGCAGGAAACCTTCCCAATGCTTCAGTTTGTTAAGGATTTGCAAATCAACAAGCTGTCCTCAG GGGAAAAAGAAACATCGAGAAAGAGAAAATCCACTTCTGATTTACAGGAGACCATTTCATCCCAAAAGATCTGCAACAGTG GATCTCACTTGGTGACGGAGAAGCAGCTGATGACCGTGGCTCGTGCTATTGGCAGATCGTGGAAGGAGATTGGCAGATGCTCACTGGACATCCCCTCTGTAAGGCTGGAGCAGATTGAAGAGGACCATTCGCTCCATACGGAACGAGTATTTGCAATGCTGCGCTTCTGGCGTAACCGCCAGAGGGAAAAAGCCACCGCCACTCACCTGCACTCCCTGCTTAGTCAGGAAGTCTGGGAGCTGCCACCTGAAAGCATCGACTTTCTGTTGGAGACTGACTGA